Proteins from one Oscillatoria nigro-viridis PCC 7112 genomic window:
- a CDS encoding DUF3593 domain-containing protein, whose protein sequence is MISKETLFVLSLFPYLGFLWFLTRSGKTPRLALMGFYGTLVFVAVTIPAAIYAKVAYNESLANVDWLHGSAELFLTLANILLVLGFREAVIKAKASSQKGGEDQECLLDGGE, encoded by the coding sequence ATGATTTCCAAAGAAACTTTATTTGTTCTGTCTCTATTTCCCTACTTGGGATTTCTCTGGTTCTTGACTCGATCGGGAAAAACACCCCGTTTAGCTCTGATGGGGTTTTACGGGACTCTCGTTTTTGTAGCGGTGACGATTCCCGCCGCAATTTACGCAAAAGTTGCCTACAACGAGTCACTAGCAAATGTCGATTGGCTGCACGGTTCTGCGGAACTATTCTTAACACTTGCCAATATTTTATTAGTTTTAGGCTTTAGAGAAGCGGTGATTAAAGCCAAAGCATCCTCACAGAAGGGCGGCGAGGATCAAGAGTGTCTTTTAGATGGGGGAGAATAG
- a CDS encoding ATP-binding protein, which produces MSNSIDRLAESGRGIKLMWQIADELSYTRTLDNRNCLSLSKTYEVEGHNRSQNIKKASVLDGLMNLLNTWDWQTETEQEEELHETCFQHISLQVNTDVNALTKVLLWFEQLKDLSLPNEVWCKFQLALAAGFTNAVRHAHKNLPVETPVQLEIRVFNGRLELKVWDCGPCFDFDAKLKEIRAADRNNGLDLEVLNDACLMPNRPKTLEPSLFLIAG; this is translated from the coding sequence ATGTCGAACAGCATAGATCGACTTGCAGAAAGCGGCAGGGGGATCAAACTAATGTGGCAGATTGCAGACGAGCTCAGTTACACCCGGACTCTCGACAATCGAAACTGTTTGTCGCTGAGCAAAACTTACGAAGTAGAAGGTCACAATCGCTCCCAAAATATAAAAAAAGCTAGCGTTTTAGATGGGTTAATGAATTTATTAAACACCTGGGATTGGCAGACTGAAACAGAGCAGGAAGAAGAGCTGCATGAAACTTGCTTTCAACATATTAGCCTGCAAGTCAACACAGATGTGAATGCTTTAACTAAAGTTTTGTTGTGGTTTGAGCAGTTGAAAGATTTATCGCTCCCCAATGAGGTTTGGTGTAAGTTTCAGTTGGCGTTGGCCGCAGGTTTCACTAATGCAGTTCGCCACGCTCACAAAAATCTGCCAGTAGAAACTCCTGTTCAACTGGAAATTAGGGTATTTAACGGACGGTTGGAACTAAAAGTTTGGGATTGCGGGCCGTGTTTTGATTTTGATGCTAAGCTCAAGGAAATTAGGGCAGCAGATAGAAATAACGGCTTGGATTTAGAGGTTTTGAACGATGCTTGCTTGATGCCGAACAGACCAAAAACTTTGGAACCCTCTCTATTTCTAATTGCTGGATAG
- a CDS encoding pentapeptide repeat-containing protein has translation MLLPFCAALPLPAQNLSLVKRLLETRGCPGCDLFGASLSRADLFGASLSRATLSRADLVDADLTAADLMEANLNNANMRNAFLADADLSKADMSRADIRGANLENANLSESFLRDASLQLANLKCSNLSAAKLSRTDLRNADLSGANLRGADLQEADLSGANLRGADLRSADLRDARLNKANLTDANLCGARMPNQKTSRRGCDVKKEQAISTNNYCNYCYALNDWWLNVLRFY, from the coding sequence ATGTTACTCCCATTTTGCGCCGCACTTCCCTTGCCAGCTCAAAATCTGTCTCTAGTCAAGCGGCTGCTAGAAACCAGAGGATGTCCCGGATGCGACTTATTTGGCGCTTCCTTGAGCCGTGCAGATTTGTTTGGCGCTTCCTTGAGCCGTGCCACTCTCAGCAGGGCCGACTTAGTTGATGCCGACTTGACTGCGGCTGACTTAATGGAAGCTAATTTAAACAACGCCAACATGAGAAACGCCTTTTTGGCTGACGCCGACCTCAGCAAAGCCGACATGAGCAGGGCCGACATCAGGGGAGCCAACTTAGAAAATGCCAACCTCAGCGAGAGTTTTCTGCGAGACGCCTCCCTCCAGTTGGCTAACTTAAAATGCAGTAATTTGAGCGCAGCTAAACTAAGTAGAACCGACCTGAGAAATGCCGATTTAAGCGGTGCAAATCTCAGGGGTGCCGACCTCCAAGAAGCCGATTTAAGCGGTGCAAATCTCAGGGGTGCAGACCTGAGATCGGCCGACTTGAGGGATGCGAGATTGAACAAAGCTAATCTTACAGATGCCAATCTCTGCGGTGCCCGGATGCCAAACCAAAAAACATCGCGGCGAGGCTGCGATGTTAAGAAAGAACAAGCTATAAGCACGAACAATTACTGTAATTACTGCTATGCCTTGAATGACTGGTGGCTGAATGTATTAAGGTTCTACTAA
- a CDS encoding alpha/beta hydrolase: MNNLQVFLLSKSLIAFGIVLAVAYSAACVFLFVAQGKFIFFPARAIETTPDDFQLKYQDVWLPISTKTGAVESVHGWWIPASENPHRPPLARGGARKGESFLAPPQSDKRAIAGVPALNKGGLGKVVLYLHGNASNVGSNVEHAHRFHRLGLSVFVMDYRGYGKSQGDFPSESQVYEDAQLAWDYLVKQRGINPNQIYIYGHSLGGAIGIDLAVRHPEAAGLIVEGSFTSTRAMVNFQKGLFWMFPIDVLLTQRFDSLSKVDRLQMPVLFIHGTADSVVPAQMSKKLFDAAPEPKQLYIVPDGGHTNVAQIGGAKYLQILSQFLGSSK; this comes from the coding sequence ATGAACAATTTGCAAGTATTCCTTTTGTCTAAATCGCTAATAGCTTTTGGGATAGTTTTGGCCGTTGCTTATTCTGCTGCTTGTGTATTCCTATTTGTAGCGCAAGGTAAGTTTATCTTTTTTCCCGCGCGGGCGATCGAAACTACGCCAGATGATTTTCAGTTGAAATATCAAGATGTTTGGCTGCCAATTTCAACTAAAACAGGCGCGGTGGAAAGCGTGCACGGGTGGTGGATCCCTGCCTCGGAAAATCCCCACCGCCCCCCCTTAGCAAGGGGTGGAGCAAGAAAGGGGGAGTCGTTTCTGGCTCCGCCCCAAAGTGACAAACGGGCCATCGCTGGGGTTCCCGCCCTTAACAAGGGGGGGCTGGGGAAGGTAGTTTTGTATCTGCACGGCAATGCTTCAAATGTGGGATCAAATGTCGAACACGCTCATCGATTTCATCGGTTAGGTTTGTCGGTGTTTGTGATGGATTATCGCGGTTATGGAAAAAGCCAGGGCGATTTTCCGAGTGAATCTCAGGTTTATGAGGATGCTCAACTTGCTTGGGATTATTTGGTGAAACAGCGGGGGATTAACCCGAATCAAATTTATATCTACGGTCATTCTTTGGGAGGGGCGATCGGGATCGATCTAGCCGTGCGTCACCCGGAGGCGGCGGGGTTAATCGTAGAAGGCTCTTTTACTTCGACACGGGCGATGGTGAATTTCCAAAAAGGGCTGTTTTGGATGTTTCCGATCGATGTTTTGCTGACACAGCGGTTTGATTCTCTTTCAAAAGTCGATCGCCTGCAAATGCCCGTGCTATTTATTCACGGCACTGCTGACAGTGTAGTTCCAGCGCAAATGAGCAAAAAACTGTTTGATGCAGCACCTGAACCCAAACAGTTGTACATAGTTCCTGATGGAGGTCACACTAATGTGGCACAGATAGGGGGCGCAAAATATCTGCAAATACTGAGCCAATTTTTAGGTTCTTCAAAGTAG
- the gatA gene encoding Asp-tRNA(Asn)/Glu-tRNA(Gln) amidotransferase subunit GatA, translating into MASIRELHRQLVNKERSAVEITQEALDRITQLEPKLKSFLCVTADSALAQAHQVDAQIAAGEQIGLLAGIPIAVKDNMCTEGVPTTCASRILENFVPPYDATVVSKLQAAGAVIVGKANMDEFAMGSSTETSAYQVTANPWDLERVPGGSSGGSAAAVASGECVVSLGSDTGGSIRQPAAFCGLVGLKPTYGLVSRYGLVAYASSLDQIGPFGRTVEDSAILLGAIAGYDPRDSTSLNVPIPDYAQALRPSLRPKGQIRIGVIKETFGVGLDSGVKDAVTKAIEQFQQLGAEIQVISCPRFRYGLPTYYIIAPSEASANLARYDGVKYGFRSPDPDNLLDMYAKTRSQGFGAEVKRRIAIGTYVLSAGYYDAYYLKAQKVRTLIKEDFEKAFSQVDVLVCPTAPTTAFKAGEKFNDPLSMYLSDLMTIPVNLAGLPALSLPCGFDDKGLPVGIQLIGNVLQESRLFQVAHAYEQSTNWHLHHPELH; encoded by the coding sequence ATGGCATCCATCCGCGAGTTGCACCGACAACTGGTCAATAAAGAACGCTCTGCTGTGGAAATTACTCAAGAAGCATTAGACCGAATTACCCAGCTAGAGCCGAAGTTGAAAAGCTTTCTGTGCGTGACGGCAGACAGCGCATTGGCGCAGGCCCATCAAGTGGATGCCCAAATCGCAGCCGGAGAGCAAATTGGCCTGTTGGCCGGCATCCCGATCGCCGTTAAAGATAATATGTGCACCGAGGGCGTTCCCACAACCTGCGCCTCTCGGATTTTAGAGAATTTTGTTCCTCCCTACGATGCCACCGTCGTCTCCAAACTCCAAGCAGCCGGTGCGGTGATTGTGGGTAAGGCGAATATGGACGAGTTTGCAATGGGGAGCTCGACGGAAACTTCTGCCTATCAAGTTACCGCGAATCCTTGGGACTTGGAGCGCGTGCCCGGAGGGTCTTCTGGCGGTTCTGCCGCAGCAGTGGCCTCGGGAGAATGCGTCGTGAGTTTGGGTTCGGATACTGGGGGCTCAATCCGCCAACCTGCTGCTTTTTGCGGGTTGGTGGGGCTGAAACCGACTTATGGGTTGGTTTCTCGCTACGGTTTGGTGGCCTATGCTTCTTCTCTCGATCAAATCGGGCCCTTTGGCCGGACGGTTGAGGATTCGGCGATTTTGTTGGGGGCGATCGCCGGTTACGATCCGAGAGATTCCACGAGTCTTAATGTCCCAATTCCTGACTACGCTCAAGCTTTAAGACCCAGTTTGCGACCGAAGGGTCAGATTAGAATTGGTGTAATTAAAGAAACTTTTGGTGTAGGGCTGGACTCGGGGGTTAAAGACGCTGTTACTAAGGCGATCGAGCAATTTCAACAATTGGGCGCAGAAATTCAAGTCATTTCTTGTCCCCGGTTCCGCTACGGTTTGCCCACTTACTACATAATTGCTCCCTCGGAAGCTTCGGCAAATTTGGCGCGATATGATGGAGTCAAGTACGGTTTCCGGTCTCCAGACCCCGATAATCTTTTGGATATGTATGCCAAAACCCGCTCTCAGGGGTTCGGTGCGGAAGTTAAACGCCGGATTGCGATCGGCACTTACGTATTGTCGGCGGGATATTACGATGCCTATTATCTAAAAGCTCAAAAAGTTCGGACTTTGATTAAAGAAGACTTTGAAAAAGCTTTTTCTCAAGTTGATGTTTTAGTCTGTCCCACTGCTCCTACTACCGCATTTAAGGCAGGCGAAAAATTCAACGATCCCCTGAGTATGTATTTGTCAGATTTGATGACTATTCCGGTGAATCTTGCTGGTTTGCCAGCTTTGAGTTTGCCCTGCGGATTTGACGATAAAGGACTGCCCGTGGGTATACAACTGATTGGTAATGTTTTGCAAGAATCTCGGTTGTTTCAGGTGGCTCACGCTTACGAACAGTCTACGAATTGGCACTTACACCACCCCGAATTGCATTAA
- a CDS encoding helix-turn-helix domain-containing protein → MPPKAHLESHLTAEELKIRYRQAQNTTESRRWHLLLLVSRNWTIKQAAQVVGLNYDYAKEIVQRYNREGPNSVRNRSGDRQPPPAKSLLNPEQQEELRQALQGSAPDGGDWTGPKVARWIAEKIGSDHVWPQRGWDYLKRLGADWRRRRRK, encoded by the coding sequence ATGCCACCTAAAGCTCACTTAGAATCCCACCTGACGGCAGAGGAACTCAAAATTCGCTACCGGCAGGCACAAAACACCACAGAGTCGCGCCGCTGGCACTTGCTGCTGTTAGTTTCCCGAAATTGGACTATCAAACAAGCAGCCCAAGTCGTAGGCCTCAACTACGACTACGCCAAAGAAATTGTCCAGCGCTACAACCGAGAAGGGCCTAACTCTGTCAGGAACCGCAGCGGAGACCGCCAGCCCCCTCCTGCGAAATCCTTGCTGAATCCTGAACAGCAAGAAGAACTGCGACAAGCGCTGCAAGGATCTGCCCCCGACGGCGGAGACTGGACAGGCCCCAAAGTCGCTCGCTGGATTGCCGAAAAGATTGGTAGCGATCATGTCTGGCCCCAACGCGGCTGGGATTACCTCAAGCGGTTGGGTGCTGACTGGCGACGGCGGCGCAGAAAGTAG
- a CDS encoding serine hydrolase: MPEIGRFLSIANKMAAVVAGIGLVQMLTIASSFSQSSNPRSLDELYKIRDRLVTELEQPPSPSPEPTLLSRLVPVATNPQEQVLQQLQAVEAQILVEQRANDNLQQAVRLANRAVETQRQQNKSIESSQKTQFLWHQALNNLQEVPQNSFLASLTASKAQEYRENLTAATFQLQQAKSNFLAAVARESGLSDRASIGICHLSRECVNLRGDVPPVSPASLIKLPIAVALMQKVEKEKISLNKEVFVNSGNFTEDSSTQILSPKNYPLQLLLEEMIDRSSNTATNQLIDYLGSDYINQFLENRGYQVTRVNFKLMGEKIMPANPGSGPNRLTANELTEMMVQIYNGETPGAKLLIETLNGQYDRALGFAALQGTKAQWLGEKTGQNSLVLGTTLAMSIDGEAYVMTVIDPGSGDLQMRQSISKIADYIVRNPSF; encoded by the coding sequence ATGCCAGAGATCGGGCGTTTTTTGTCGATCGCCAACAAGATGGCGGCAGTAGTAGCCGGCATCGGACTGGTTCAGATGTTAACCATCGCAAGTTCATTCTCTCAATCATCTAACCCGCGTTCCTTAGACGAACTCTACAAAATTCGCGATCGGCTAGTCACCGAATTAGAACAACCCCCCTCTCCCTCCCCAGAACCAACCCTGCTCTCCCGCTTAGTTCCCGTCGCCACAAATCCTCAAGAACAAGTGCTACAGCAGTTGCAAGCGGTGGAAGCTCAAATATTAGTAGAACAGAGGGCTAACGACAACTTACAGCAAGCAGTCCGTTTAGCCAACAGAGCCGTAGAAACTCAACGGCAGCAAAATAAGTCGATCGAATCTTCACAGAAAACTCAATTTTTGTGGCATCAGGCCCTCAACAACTTGCAGGAAGTTCCTCAAAATTCATTTTTAGCTTCCCTCACTGCCTCAAAAGCTCAAGAATACCGGGAAAATTTAACAGCAGCAACCTTTCAACTGCAGCAAGCAAAATCTAATTTTTTGGCTGCGGTTGCCCGGGAAAGCGGTTTGTCGGATCGAGCTTCGATCGGCATTTGCCACCTCTCTAGAGAATGCGTAAACCTCCGGGGCGATGTGCCTCCTGTCAGTCCGGCCAGCTTAATTAAATTGCCGATTGCTGTCGCCCTGATGCAAAAAGTGGAAAAAGAGAAAATAAGTTTGAACAAGGAAGTATTTGTCAATAGCGGTAATTTTACCGAAGACTCATCGACGCAGATTTTGTCCCCTAAAAATTACCCGCTACAGCTACTGTTAGAAGAAATGATCGATCGCAGCAGCAATACCGCCACCAATCAACTTATTGATTATTTGGGTTCCGATTACATCAATCAATTCTTAGAAAATCGCGGCTACCAAGTCACCCGCGTCAACTTCAAATTAATGGGGGAAAAGATTATGCCCGCCAACCCCGGTTCCGGCCCCAACCGATTGACTGCTAACGAACTCACCGAAATGATGGTGCAAATTTACAATGGCGAAACACCTGGTGCTAAACTGTTAATAGAAACTCTCAACGGTCAGTACGATCGCGCTCTGGGATTTGCCGCCTTGCAAGGAACTAAAGCTCAGTGGTTGGGCGAAAAAACCGGCCAAAATTCCCTGGTTCTGGGCACAACTTTAGCAATGAGCATTGACGGCGAAGCCTATGTAATGACTGTGATTGACCCCGGCAGCGGCGATCTGCAAATGCGCCAGTCTATTTCTAAAATTGCCGATTACATTGTCCGAAACCCCAGCTTTTAA
- a CDS encoding alpha/beta fold hydrolase, with product MPHQQLSVSVKGKGFPILCLHGHPGSGDCMSVFTEHLSKRFQTIAPDLRGYGNSRTSVPFEMTDHLLDLEALLDRLGVDRCLAIGWSLGGILALELAMKYPQRVTGLILLASAAKPRGSHPPISWQDNLYTGIAGIINWAIPGWQWNIDTFARRSLFRYLIQQHTATPYRYLAEAGTPAYLKTSNTATKALNTALRAGYNRLLHLGDIECPSLVLAGEADRHITSASSLETARHLHDCQWQCYPNTAHLFPWEIPDRVIADIDRWIESHPEAVGNC from the coding sequence ATGCCGCATCAACAACTCAGTGTTTCCGTCAAAGGCAAAGGATTTCCCATCCTCTGCTTGCACGGCCATCCAGGTTCCGGCGATTGTATGTCGGTATTCACAGAACACCTATCAAAACGCTTCCAGACGATCGCCCCAGACTTGCGCGGATACGGCAACAGCCGCACCTCTGTTCCCTTTGAAATGACCGACCACCTCCTCGATTTAGAAGCACTTTTAGACAGATTAGGAGTCGATCGGTGTTTGGCGATCGGATGGTCTTTGGGAGGGATTTTAGCCCTGGAATTAGCCATGAAATATCCCCAGCGAGTCACCGGTTTGATTCTACTTGCCTCCGCAGCCAAACCGCGAGGAAGTCACCCTCCCATCTCTTGGCAAGATAACCTTTACACCGGTATAGCCGGAATTATCAATTGGGCGATACCCGGTTGGCAGTGGAATATTGATACTTTTGCTAGGCGATCGCTCTTTCGCTACTTGATACAGCAGCATACAGCCACCCCTTACCGCTACTTAGCAGAGGCAGGTACCCCCGCCTACCTCAAGACTTCCAACACGGCCACCAAGGCTTTAAATACCGCTCTGAGGGCCGGATACAACCGATTGCTGCACCTGGGCGACATTGAATGTCCCAGCTTGGTACTCGCCGGAGAGGCCGATCGGCACATCACCTCAGCATCCAGTTTAGAAACCGCCCGCCACCTCCACGATTGTCAGTGGCAGTGCTATCCAAATACAGCCCACTTATTCCCTTGGGAAATTCCCGATCGGGTAATCGCAGACATCGATCGCTGGATTGAGAGTCACCCCGAAGCAGTTGGCAATTGCTAG
- a CDS encoding DUF1816 domain-containing protein has product MKEFLISLLNFFGLAWWVEVKTSAPRCIYYFGPFLTEKEAESAKAGYVEDIENEGAEGVSVSIYRCKPITLTVAEDLGKLGDGGLWPVLSGQ; this is encoded by the coding sequence ATGAAAGAATTCTTGATTAGCTTGCTCAACTTTTTCGGATTGGCTTGGTGGGTTGAAGTTAAAACTTCAGCGCCGCGGTGCATTTACTATTTTGGCCCGTTCTTAACCGAGAAAGAGGCGGAATCTGCAAAAGCAGGATATGTAGAAGACATAGAAAATGAAGGGGCAGAAGGTGTTAGTGTTTCGATTTACCGCTGCAAACCAATTACTTTGACGGTTGCAGAAGATTTGGGAAAGCTTGGTGATGGAGGGCTGTGGCCGGTTTTGAGCGGTCAGTAG
- the rlmB gene encoding 23S rRNA (guanosine(2251)-2'-O)-methyltransferase RlmB, with the protein MRKFTRPNSSRSNSDSKPFQSEGRRQDSQPSSSRFERKPRPDTRGVDAPQKRSTFAPQSREMPVRAIFKRRVDSDSQPDIRRNNHFTDRDSSPQESRGNYYQDRDRDSSPQPARHNFRDRDRDRDSSPQPARHNFRDRDRDRDSSPQPARHNFRDRDRDRDSSPQESRSNYYKDRDRDSSPQEFRGNHFRDRDKDRDTRPVDTASNTVVQPDADTDDMIYGRHAVQAALETNQVLNRIWVVPHLRYDPRFHSLLTEAKANGSIIDEVDDLRLDYITRKANHQGVAAQVSAYEYLDLSELIAKAKSACEDPVIVVAEGLNDPHNLGAIIRTAEALGAQGMVIPQRRAVGITSAVRKVAAGALESLPVARVVNLNRALEELKEAGFWIYGTAAGVGQSLETVNFSGATVLVVGGEADGLSLLIQRGCDGLVSIPLRGHTPSLNVSVATGMALYEIYRQRGPKKFHVHRS; encoded by the coding sequence ATGAGAAAATTTACCAGACCTAACTCCTCACGATCGAATTCCGACAGCAAGCCATTCCAAAGCGAAGGCCGCCGTCAGGACTCACAACCATCCTCTTCCCGCTTTGAACGCAAGCCCCGTCCCGACACTCGCGGAGTAGACGCGCCTCAAAAAAGATCGACCTTCGCCCCGCAATCGCGAGAAATGCCCGTCAGAGCAATTTTCAAACGGAGAGTCGATTCCGACAGCCAACCGGACATTCGCAGAAATAATCATTTCACAGACAGAGACAGCAGCCCGCAGGAATCGAGGGGCAATTATTACCAAGACAGAGACAGAGATAGCAGCCCCCAGCCGGCCCGCCACAATTTCCGAGATAGAGACAGAGACAGAGATAGCAGCCCCCAGCCGGCCCGCCACAATTTCCGAGACAGAGACAGAGACAGAGACAGCAGCCCCCAGCCGGCCCGCCACAATTTCCGAGACAGAGACAGAGACAGAGACAGCAGCCCGCAGGAATCGAGGAGCAATTATTACAAAGACAGAGACAGAGATAGCAGCCCGCAGGAATTCCGGGGCAACCATTTCAGAGACAGAGACAAGGACAGAGACACTCGCCCTGTTGACACTGCCTCAAATACAGTCGTGCAACCAGACGCAGACACAGACGACATGATTTACGGCCGCCATGCGGTGCAAGCAGCTTTAGAAACAAACCAAGTCCTCAACCGGATCTGGGTGGTTCCCCACCTGCGCTACGATCCCCGCTTTCACAGCTTGCTAACCGAAGCCAAAGCTAACGGCAGCATCATTGACGAAGTTGACGACTTGCGCCTCGACTACATCACGCGCAAAGCAAACCACCAAGGCGTAGCGGCTCAAGTATCAGCCTACGAATACCTGGATTTGAGCGAACTGATCGCAAAGGCTAAGTCGGCTTGCGAAGATCCAGTAATTGTGGTAGCAGAAGGACTCAACGACCCGCACAATCTAGGGGCGATTATTCGCACCGCAGAAGCATTGGGAGCTCAGGGCATGGTGATTCCGCAGCGGCGGGCTGTTGGGATTACCTCGGCAGTGAGAAAAGTGGCAGCAGGGGCATTGGAAAGCCTGCCTGTGGCGAGGGTTGTCAATCTTAACCGGGCGCTGGAAGAACTCAAAGAGGCTGGATTCTGGATTTATGGCACTGCAGCAGGCGTCGGTCAATCTCTAGAGACAGTCAATTTCTCCGGGGCTACTGTTTTAGTGGTGGGTGGTGAAGCTGACGGTTTGAGCCTTTTGATACAGCGCGGATGTGACGGATTAGTTTCAATTCCTTTAAGGGGCCATACTCCTAGCCTGAATGTCTCAGTAGCAACGGGGATGGCTTTATACGAAATTTACCGTCAGCGGGGGCCCAAAAAGTTTCACGTACACCGATCGTAA
- a CDS encoding Mini-ribonuclease 3, whose translation MSPIADDGLKLSLTDISLNRVHPARATPAEIERISPAAWAYLGDAVYELYVRSSYLVPPRRLQAYHELVVGQVRAETQARHLRSLSPYLNSTELAIVKRGRNAAAGRSKRADPEIYQQASSLETLVGYLYLTDPERLTELLALLDLET comes from the coding sequence ATGTCGCCGATCGCAGATGACGGACTCAAACTGAGTCTGACGGATATCAGTTTAAATCGAGTGCATCCTGCGAGGGCTACACCAGCAGAAATAGAAAGAATTTCGCCCGCAGCCTGGGCATATTTGGGAGATGCAGTGTACGAACTCTACGTTCGGAGTTCGTACTTAGTGCCGCCCAGAAGATTGCAAGCTTATCACGAATTAGTGGTGGGGCAAGTACGAGCCGAAACTCAAGCGCGTCATTTGCGATCGCTCTCTCCTTACTTGAACAGTACAGAATTAGCAATTGTCAAGCGCGGCCGCAATGCTGCAGCGGGCCGTTCTAAGCGAGCCGATCCAGAGATATACCAACAAGCCAGCAGCTTAGAAACATTGGTCGGATATTTGTATCTCACCGATCCCGAAAGATTGACCGAACTTCTGGCACTTTTAGATCTTGAGACTTAA
- a CDS encoding STAS domain-containing protein yields the protein MTLTVSLRGTREVRNNCQLFRLTGLLDAFSEATFRKVISKCIDEGPKHVILDLSQIDFVDSSGLGALVQLVKKAQTLEGTLQIVSNPRVTQTVKLVRLEKFLSLQPSVDEAVKNVKDA from the coding sequence TTGACCCTGACCGTTAGCCTCAGAGGCACTCGCGAAGTCAGGAATAACTGTCAGTTATTTCGCCTGACGGGCCTGCTGGACGCTTTTTCTGAGGCCACTTTTCGGAAGGTAATAAGCAAATGTATTGACGAGGGCCCAAAACACGTAATTTTGGACTTGTCTCAGATAGACTTTGTGGATAGTTCAGGCTTGGGCGCACTTGTGCAACTTGTCAAAAAAGCCCAAACCTTGGAGGGGACATTGCAAATTGTCTCAAATCCCCGCGTAACTCAGACTGTTAAACTGGTTCGCTTAGAGAAATTTTTGTCTTTGCAGCCTTCGGTTGATGAGGCGGTAAAAAACGTCAAGGATGCTTGA
- the carA gene encoding glutamine-hydrolyzing carbamoyl-phosphate synthase small subunit produces the protein MSLSTAQPALLVLADGTAYRGWSFGADATVVGEVVFNTGMTGYQEVLTDPSYCGQIVTFTYPELGNTGVNLEDEESKGPQIRGAIARNVCSRPSNWRCSQSLQDYLKQYDIPGIYGIDTRALTRKIRTVGAINGGISTTILDQAELLELVQDAPSMDGLNLVREVTTREVYEWSEATDSVWEFSPTVKPASGQMWTVVALDFGIKRNILRRLASYGCRVIVVPADTSPEEILKYNPDGIFLSNGPGDPAAVTEGIATAKALLKSDKPVFGICMGHQILGLSLGAETFKLKFGHRGLNHPAGLTQQVEITSQNHGFAIDPDSLVPEVEITHLNLNDRTVAGLKHKTLPLFSVQYHPEASPGPHDADYLFDRFVQSMRDNQKVGSKK, from the coding sequence ATGTCACTTTCAACTGCACAACCCGCTCTCCTAGTCCTGGCTGACGGTACTGCTTACCGCGGCTGGTCGTTTGGCGCTGACGCCACCGTCGTTGGCGAGGTAGTATTTAATACGGGAATGACGGGCTACCAAGAAGTATTGACCGATCCCAGCTATTGCGGTCAAATTGTAACTTTTACTTATCCAGAATTGGGCAATACCGGGGTAAATCTTGAAGACGAAGAATCGAAGGGCCCGCAAATTCGGGGTGCGATCGCCCGGAACGTATGCAGCCGCCCCAGCAACTGGCGCTGTTCGCAATCTCTGCAAGACTACCTGAAACAGTACGATATCCCCGGAATTTACGGTATCGACACCCGCGCCCTGACTCGCAAAATTCGCACGGTGGGAGCGATCAACGGTGGCATTTCGACGACGATTCTCGACCAGGCAGAGCTTTTGGAGCTAGTACAAGACGCCCCCAGCATGGACGGGCTGAATCTGGTTCGGGAAGTCACCACCCGCGAGGTTTACGAGTGGTCTGAAGCCACGGACTCGGTTTGGGAGTTCAGTCCCACAGTCAAACCTGCTAGCGGCCAAATGTGGACTGTGGTAGCGCTAGACTTTGGCATCAAGCGCAACATCCTGCGGCGTCTGGCGAGTTACGGGTGTCGGGTCATCGTTGTCCCCGCTGACACGTCGCCGGAGGAAATCCTCAAATACAACCCGGACGGCATTTTTCTGTCCAACGGCCCTGGAGATCCGGCGGCGGTAACGGAAGGGATCGCTACTGCGAAAGCTTTGTTAAAGTCGGACAAACCCGTATTCGGCATCTGCATGGGACACCAAATTTTGGGACTTTCCTTGGGTGCAGAAACTTTTAAACTCAAGTTCGGCCACCGGGGATTGAATCATCCAGCGGGTTTAACTCAGCAAGTAGAAATTACTAGCCAAAATCACGGTTTTGCGATCGACCCCGATTCCCTAGTCCCGGAAGTAGAAATTACTCATCTCAATTTGAACGATCGCACCGTAGCCGGATTGAAGCATAAAACTCTGCCGCTGTTCTCAGTGCAGTACCACCCAGAAGCCAGTCCGGGCCCGCACGACGCCGATTATTTATTCGATCGATTCGTGCAGTCAATGCGAGACAATCAGAAAGTAGGCAGCAAAAAGTAG